Proteins encoded together in one Balearica regulorum gibbericeps isolate bBalReg1 chromosome 3, bBalReg1.pri, whole genome shotgun sequence window:
- the WASF1 gene encoding actin-binding protein WASF1 isoform X4 — MLGKYAEDIFGELFNEAHSFSFRVNSLQERVDRLSVSVTQLDPKEEELSLQDITMRKAFRSSTIQDQQLFDRKTLPIPLQETYDICEQPPPLNILTPYRDDGKEGLKFYTNPSYFFDLWKEKMLQDTEDKRKEKRKQKQKNLDRPHEPEKVPRAPHDRRREWQKLAQGPELAEDDANLLHKHIEVANGPASHFESRSQAYVDHMDGSYSLSALPYSQMSELLNRAEERVLVRPHEPPPPPPMHGAGDVKPVPPCVSSTTGLVENRPQSPATGRTPVFVSPTPPPPPPPPLPSALSTSSLRAAMTSTPPPPVPPPPPPPTAALQAPAVPPPPAPLQIAPGVLHPAPPPIAPPLAQPSPPVTRAAQVCEAVPVHPVPPQAEVQGLPPPPPPPPLPPPGIRPSSPVTVAALSHPPPVLHPPPTTIVPGPHAPLMPPSPPSQVIPAPEPKRHPSTLPVISDARSVLLEAIRKGIQLRKVEEQREQEAKHERIENDVATILSRRIAVEYSDSEDDSEFDEVDWLE; from the exons ATGTTAG gtAAATATGCTGAAGATATATTTGGTGAACTTTTCAATGAAGCACACAGTTTCTCATTTAGAGTCAATTCCTTACAAGAACGTGTAGATCGTTTATCTGTCAGTGTTACACAACTTGATCCAAAGGAAGAGGAAT TGTCACTGCAGGACATTACAATGAGGAAAGCTTTCCGGAGTTCCACAATTCAAGATCAACAGCTGTTTGATCGCAAAACTCTGCCTATTCCTTTGCAAGAAACATATGACATTTGTGAACAGCCTCCTCCACTTAACATTCTCACCCCTTACAg GGATGATGGAAAAGAAGGTTTGAAGTTTTATACCAATCCTTCATACTTCTTTGatctgtggaaggaaaaaatgttgcaggacacagaggacaaaagaaaagaaaagaggaagcaGAAG cagaaaaatctaGATCGCCCTCATGAACCAGAAAAAGTGCCGAGGGCACCTCACGACAGACGGAGAGAGTGGCAGAAGTTAGCCCAAGGTCCAGAGCTCGCGGAAGATGATGCTAACCTCTTACATAAGCACATTGAAGTTGCTAATGGCCCAGCTTCACATTTTGAATCAag ATCTCAAGCATATGTGGACCACATGGATGGATCATATTCGCTTTCTGCATTGCCTTATAGCCAGATGTCTGAACTTCTGAACAGAGCCGAGGAGCGAGTGTTGGTCAGACCACATGAACCACCACCGCCACCTCCAATGCATGGAGCAGGAGATGTGAAACCTGTGCCTCCTTGTGTTAG TTCTACTACTGGCTTGGTAGAAAATCGTCCTCAATCACCAGCAACAGGCAGAACACCAGTGTTTGTGAgccccactcctcctcctccaccgcCACCACCTCTTCCATCTGCTTTGTCAACTTCATCATTAAGAGCTGCAATGACTTCCACTCCTCCACCCCCggtcccaccacccccaccccctcccacagctgctctgcaggctccagctgtgccacctccaccagctcctctcCAGATAGCTCCTGGAGTCCTACATCCAGCTCCACCTCCAATTGCTCCTCCCCTAGCACAACCCTCTCCTCCCGTCACTAGAGCCGCCCAGGTGTGCGAAGCTGTACCCGTTCACCCAGTTCCTCCTCAAGCTGAAGTACAGGGACTTCCTCCAccacccccacctcctcccttgCCTCCTCCTGGCATTCGACCCTCCTCTCCTGTCACAGTTGCAGCCCTTTCTCACCCTCCCCCTGTTCTGCACCCTCCTCCCACAACCATTGTCCCTGGCCCTCATGCCCCCCTAATGCCTCCATCTCCACCGTCCCAAGTGATTCCTGCTCCCGAACCCAAACGCCATCCTTCGACTCTCCCTGTAATCAGTGATGCTAGAAGCGTTCTGCTGGAAGCAATACGGAAAG GTATTCAGCTACGCAAAGTTGAAGAGCAGCGTGAACAAGAAGCTAAGCATGAGCGTATTGAGAATGATGTTGCTACTATACTCTCTCGTCGCATTGCTGTGGAATACAGTGATTCAGAGGATGATTCAGAATTTGATGAAGTGGATTGGTTAGAGTAA
- the WASF1 gene encoding actin-binding protein WASF1 isoform X1, translated as MPLVKRNIDPRHLCHTALPRGIKNELECVTNISLANIIRQLSSLSKYAEDIFGELFNEAHSFSFRVNSLQERVDRLSVSVTQLDPKEEELSLQDITMRKAFRSSTIQDQQLFDRKTLPIPLQETYDICEQPPPLNILTPYRDDGKEGLKFYTNPSYFFDLWKEKMLQDTEDKRKEKRKQKQKNLDRPHEPEKVPRAPHDRRREWQKLAQGPELAEDDANLLHKHIEVANGPASHFESRSQAYVDHMDGSYSLSALPYSQMSELLNRAEERVLVRPHEPPPPPPMHGAGDVKPVPPCVSSTTGLVENRPQSPATGRTPVFVSPTPPPPPPPPLPSALSTSSLRAAMTSTPPPPVPPPPPPPTAALQAPAVPPPPAPLQIAPGVLHPAPPPIAPPLAQPSPPVTRAAQVCEAVPVHPVPPQAEVQGLPPPPPPPPLPPPGIRPSSPVTVAALSHPPPVLHPPPTTIVPGPHAPLMPPSPPSQVIPAPEPKRHPSTLPVISDARSVLLEAIRKGIQLRKVEEQREQEAKHERIENDVATILSRRIAVEYSDSEDDSEFDEVDWLE; from the exons ATGCCGCTGGTAAAAAGAAACATAGACCCCAGGCATCTGTGCCACACAGCTCTGCCTCGAGGTATCAAGAATGAATTGGAATGTGTCACCAATATCTCCTTGGCAAATATAATCAGACAACTGAGTAGCCTAA gtAAATATGCTGAAGATATATTTGGTGAACTTTTCAATGAAGCACACAGTTTCTCATTTAGAGTCAATTCCTTACAAGAACGTGTAGATCGTTTATCTGTCAGTGTTACACAACTTGATCCAAAGGAAGAGGAAT TGTCACTGCAGGACATTACAATGAGGAAAGCTTTCCGGAGTTCCACAATTCAAGATCAACAGCTGTTTGATCGCAAAACTCTGCCTATTCCTTTGCAAGAAACATATGACATTTGTGAACAGCCTCCTCCACTTAACATTCTCACCCCTTACAg GGATGATGGAAAAGAAGGTTTGAAGTTTTATACCAATCCTTCATACTTCTTTGatctgtggaaggaaaaaatgttgcaggacacagaggacaaaagaaaagaaaagaggaagcaGAAG cagaaaaatctaGATCGCCCTCATGAACCAGAAAAAGTGCCGAGGGCACCTCACGACAGACGGAGAGAGTGGCAGAAGTTAGCCCAAGGTCCAGAGCTCGCGGAAGATGATGCTAACCTCTTACATAAGCACATTGAAGTTGCTAATGGCCCAGCTTCACATTTTGAATCAag ATCTCAAGCATATGTGGACCACATGGATGGATCATATTCGCTTTCTGCATTGCCTTATAGCCAGATGTCTGAACTTCTGAACAGAGCCGAGGAGCGAGTGTTGGTCAGACCACATGAACCACCACCGCCACCTCCAATGCATGGAGCAGGAGATGTGAAACCTGTGCCTCCTTGTGTTAG TTCTACTACTGGCTTGGTAGAAAATCGTCCTCAATCACCAGCAACAGGCAGAACACCAGTGTTTGTGAgccccactcctcctcctccaccgcCACCACCTCTTCCATCTGCTTTGTCAACTTCATCATTAAGAGCTGCAATGACTTCCACTCCTCCACCCCCggtcccaccacccccaccccctcccacagctgctctgcaggctccagctgtgccacctccaccagctcctctcCAGATAGCTCCTGGAGTCCTACATCCAGCTCCACCTCCAATTGCTCCTCCCCTAGCACAACCCTCTCCTCCCGTCACTAGAGCCGCCCAGGTGTGCGAAGCTGTACCCGTTCACCCAGTTCCTCCTCAAGCTGAAGTACAGGGACTTCCTCCAccacccccacctcctcccttgCCTCCTCCTGGCATTCGACCCTCCTCTCCTGTCACAGTTGCAGCCCTTTCTCACCCTCCCCCTGTTCTGCACCCTCCTCCCACAACCATTGTCCCTGGCCCTCATGCCCCCCTAATGCCTCCATCTCCACCGTCCCAAGTGATTCCTGCTCCCGAACCCAAACGCCATCCTTCGACTCTCCCTGTAATCAGTGATGCTAGAAGCGTTCTGCTGGAAGCAATACGGAAAG GTATTCAGCTACGCAAAGTTGAAGAGCAGCGTGAACAAGAAGCTAAGCATGAGCGTATTGAGAATGATGTTGCTACTATACTCTCTCGTCGCATTGCTGTGGAATACAGTGATTCAGAGGATGATTCAGAATTTGATGAAGTGGATTGGTTAGAGTAA
- the WASF1 gene encoding actin-binding protein WASF1 isoform X5, translated as MCKYAEDIFGELFNEAHSFSFRVNSLQERVDRLSVSVTQLDPKEEELSLQDITMRKAFRSSTIQDQQLFDRKTLPIPLQETYDICEQPPPLNILTPYRDDGKEGLKFYTNPSYFFDLWKEKMLQDTEDKRKEKRKQKQKNLDRPHEPEKVPRAPHDRRREWQKLAQGPELAEDDANLLHKHIEVANGPASHFESRSQAYVDHMDGSYSLSALPYSQMSELLNRAEERVLVRPHEPPPPPPMHGAGDVKPVPPCVSSTTGLVENRPQSPATGRTPVFVSPTPPPPPPPPLPSALSTSSLRAAMTSTPPPPVPPPPPPPTAALQAPAVPPPPAPLQIAPGVLHPAPPPIAPPLAQPSPPVTRAAQVCEAVPVHPVPPQAEVQGLPPPPPPPPLPPPGIRPSSPVTVAALSHPPPVLHPPPTTIVPGPHAPLMPPSPPSQVIPAPEPKRHPSTLPVISDARSVLLEAIRKGIQLRKVEEQREQEAKHERIENDVATILSRRIAVEYSDSEDDSEFDEVDWLE; from the exons ATGT gtAAATATGCTGAAGATATATTTGGTGAACTTTTCAATGAAGCACACAGTTTCTCATTTAGAGTCAATTCCTTACAAGAACGTGTAGATCGTTTATCTGTCAGTGTTACACAACTTGATCCAAAGGAAGAGGAAT TGTCACTGCAGGACATTACAATGAGGAAAGCTTTCCGGAGTTCCACAATTCAAGATCAACAGCTGTTTGATCGCAAAACTCTGCCTATTCCTTTGCAAGAAACATATGACATTTGTGAACAGCCTCCTCCACTTAACATTCTCACCCCTTACAg GGATGATGGAAAAGAAGGTTTGAAGTTTTATACCAATCCTTCATACTTCTTTGatctgtggaaggaaaaaatgttgcaggacacagaggacaaaagaaaagaaaagaggaagcaGAAG cagaaaaatctaGATCGCCCTCATGAACCAGAAAAAGTGCCGAGGGCACCTCACGACAGACGGAGAGAGTGGCAGAAGTTAGCCCAAGGTCCAGAGCTCGCGGAAGATGATGCTAACCTCTTACATAAGCACATTGAAGTTGCTAATGGCCCAGCTTCACATTTTGAATCAag ATCTCAAGCATATGTGGACCACATGGATGGATCATATTCGCTTTCTGCATTGCCTTATAGCCAGATGTCTGAACTTCTGAACAGAGCCGAGGAGCGAGTGTTGGTCAGACCACATGAACCACCACCGCCACCTCCAATGCATGGAGCAGGAGATGTGAAACCTGTGCCTCCTTGTGTTAG TTCTACTACTGGCTTGGTAGAAAATCGTCCTCAATCACCAGCAACAGGCAGAACACCAGTGTTTGTGAgccccactcctcctcctccaccgcCACCACCTCTTCCATCTGCTTTGTCAACTTCATCATTAAGAGCTGCAATGACTTCCACTCCTCCACCCCCggtcccaccacccccaccccctcccacagctgctctgcaggctccagctgtgccacctccaccagctcctctcCAGATAGCTCCTGGAGTCCTACATCCAGCTCCACCTCCAATTGCTCCTCCCCTAGCACAACCCTCTCCTCCCGTCACTAGAGCCGCCCAGGTGTGCGAAGCTGTACCCGTTCACCCAGTTCCTCCTCAAGCTGAAGTACAGGGACTTCCTCCAccacccccacctcctcccttgCCTCCTCCTGGCATTCGACCCTCCTCTCCTGTCACAGTTGCAGCCCTTTCTCACCCTCCCCCTGTTCTGCACCCTCCTCCCACAACCATTGTCCCTGGCCCTCATGCCCCCCTAATGCCTCCATCTCCACCGTCCCAAGTGATTCCTGCTCCCGAACCCAAACGCCATCCTTCGACTCTCCCTGTAATCAGTGATGCTAGAAGCGTTCTGCTGGAAGCAATACGGAAAG GTATTCAGCTACGCAAAGTTGAAGAGCAGCGTGAACAAGAAGCTAAGCATGAGCGTATTGAGAATGATGTTGCTACTATACTCTCTCGTCGCATTGCTGTGGAATACAGTGATTCAGAGGATGATTCAGAATTTGATGAAGTGGATTGGTTAGAGTAA
- the WASF1 gene encoding actin-binding protein WASF1 isoform X2, with the protein MPLVKRNIDPRHLCHTALPRGIKNELECVTNISLANIIRQLSSLSKYAEDIFGELFNEAHSFSFRVNSLQERVDRLSVSVTQLDPKEEELSLQDITMRKAFRSSTIQDQQLFDRKTLPIPLQETYDICEQPPPLNILTPYRDDGKEGLKFYTNPSYFFDLWKEKMLQDTEDKRKEKRKQKKNLDRPHEPEKVPRAPHDRRREWQKLAQGPELAEDDANLLHKHIEVANGPASHFESRSQAYVDHMDGSYSLSALPYSQMSELLNRAEERVLVRPHEPPPPPPMHGAGDVKPVPPCVSSTTGLVENRPQSPATGRTPVFVSPTPPPPPPPPLPSALSTSSLRAAMTSTPPPPVPPPPPPPTAALQAPAVPPPPAPLQIAPGVLHPAPPPIAPPLAQPSPPVTRAAQVCEAVPVHPVPPQAEVQGLPPPPPPPPLPPPGIRPSSPVTVAALSHPPPVLHPPPTTIVPGPHAPLMPPSPPSQVIPAPEPKRHPSTLPVISDARSVLLEAIRKGIQLRKVEEQREQEAKHERIENDVATILSRRIAVEYSDSEDDSEFDEVDWLE; encoded by the exons ATGCCGCTGGTAAAAAGAAACATAGACCCCAGGCATCTGTGCCACACAGCTCTGCCTCGAGGTATCAAGAATGAATTGGAATGTGTCACCAATATCTCCTTGGCAAATATAATCAGACAACTGAGTAGCCTAA gtAAATATGCTGAAGATATATTTGGTGAACTTTTCAATGAAGCACACAGTTTCTCATTTAGAGTCAATTCCTTACAAGAACGTGTAGATCGTTTATCTGTCAGTGTTACACAACTTGATCCAAAGGAAGAGGAAT TGTCACTGCAGGACATTACAATGAGGAAAGCTTTCCGGAGTTCCACAATTCAAGATCAACAGCTGTTTGATCGCAAAACTCTGCCTATTCCTTTGCAAGAAACATATGACATTTGTGAACAGCCTCCTCCACTTAACATTCTCACCCCTTACAg GGATGATGGAAAAGAAGGTTTGAAGTTTTATACCAATCCTTCATACTTCTTTGatctgtggaaggaaaaaatgttgcaggacacagaggacaaaagaaaagaaaagaggaagcaGAAG aaaaatctaGATCGCCCTCATGAACCAGAAAAAGTGCCGAGGGCACCTCACGACAGACGGAGAGAGTGGCAGAAGTTAGCCCAAGGTCCAGAGCTCGCGGAAGATGATGCTAACCTCTTACATAAGCACATTGAAGTTGCTAATGGCCCAGCTTCACATTTTGAATCAag ATCTCAAGCATATGTGGACCACATGGATGGATCATATTCGCTTTCTGCATTGCCTTATAGCCAGATGTCTGAACTTCTGAACAGAGCCGAGGAGCGAGTGTTGGTCAGACCACATGAACCACCACCGCCACCTCCAATGCATGGAGCAGGAGATGTGAAACCTGTGCCTCCTTGTGTTAG TTCTACTACTGGCTTGGTAGAAAATCGTCCTCAATCACCAGCAACAGGCAGAACACCAGTGTTTGTGAgccccactcctcctcctccaccgcCACCACCTCTTCCATCTGCTTTGTCAACTTCATCATTAAGAGCTGCAATGACTTCCACTCCTCCACCCCCggtcccaccacccccaccccctcccacagctgctctgcaggctccagctgtgccacctccaccagctcctctcCAGATAGCTCCTGGAGTCCTACATCCAGCTCCACCTCCAATTGCTCCTCCCCTAGCACAACCCTCTCCTCCCGTCACTAGAGCCGCCCAGGTGTGCGAAGCTGTACCCGTTCACCCAGTTCCTCCTCAAGCTGAAGTACAGGGACTTCCTCCAccacccccacctcctcccttgCCTCCTCCTGGCATTCGACCCTCCTCTCCTGTCACAGTTGCAGCCCTTTCTCACCCTCCCCCTGTTCTGCACCCTCCTCCCACAACCATTGTCCCTGGCCCTCATGCCCCCCTAATGCCTCCATCTCCACCGTCCCAAGTGATTCCTGCTCCCGAACCCAAACGCCATCCTTCGACTCTCCCTGTAATCAGTGATGCTAGAAGCGTTCTGCTGGAAGCAATACGGAAAG GTATTCAGCTACGCAAAGTTGAAGAGCAGCGTGAACAAGAAGCTAAGCATGAGCGTATTGAGAATGATGTTGCTACTATACTCTCTCGTCGCATTGCTGTGGAATACAGTGATTCAGAGGATGATTCAGAATTTGATGAAGTGGATTGGTTAGAGTAA
- the WASF1 gene encoding actin-binding protein WASF1 isoform X6 yields the protein MRKAFRSSTIQDQQLFDRKTLPIPLQETYDICEQPPPLNILTPYRDDGKEGLKFYTNPSYFFDLWKEKMLQDTEDKRKEKRKQKQKNLDRPHEPEKVPRAPHDRRREWQKLAQGPELAEDDANLLHKHIEVANGPASHFESRSQAYVDHMDGSYSLSALPYSQMSELLNRAEERVLVRPHEPPPPPPMHGAGDVKPVPPCVSSTTGLVENRPQSPATGRTPVFVSPTPPPPPPPPLPSALSTSSLRAAMTSTPPPPVPPPPPPPTAALQAPAVPPPPAPLQIAPGVLHPAPPPIAPPLAQPSPPVTRAAQVCEAVPVHPVPPQAEVQGLPPPPPPPPLPPPGIRPSSPVTVAALSHPPPVLHPPPTTIVPGPHAPLMPPSPPSQVIPAPEPKRHPSTLPVISDARSVLLEAIRKGIQLRKVEEQREQEAKHERIENDVATILSRRIAVEYSDSEDDSEFDEVDWLE from the exons ATGAGGAAAGCTTTCCGGAGTTCCACAATTCAAGATCAACAGCTGTTTGATCGCAAAACTCTGCCTATTCCTTTGCAAGAAACATATGACATTTGTGAACAGCCTCCTCCACTTAACATTCTCACCCCTTACAg GGATGATGGAAAAGAAGGTTTGAAGTTTTATACCAATCCTTCATACTTCTTTGatctgtggaaggaaaaaatgttgcaggacacagaggacaaaagaaaagaaaagaggaagcaGAAG cagaaaaatctaGATCGCCCTCATGAACCAGAAAAAGTGCCGAGGGCACCTCACGACAGACGGAGAGAGTGGCAGAAGTTAGCCCAAGGTCCAGAGCTCGCGGAAGATGATGCTAACCTCTTACATAAGCACATTGAAGTTGCTAATGGCCCAGCTTCACATTTTGAATCAag ATCTCAAGCATATGTGGACCACATGGATGGATCATATTCGCTTTCTGCATTGCCTTATAGCCAGATGTCTGAACTTCTGAACAGAGCCGAGGAGCGAGTGTTGGTCAGACCACATGAACCACCACCGCCACCTCCAATGCATGGAGCAGGAGATGTGAAACCTGTGCCTCCTTGTGTTAG TTCTACTACTGGCTTGGTAGAAAATCGTCCTCAATCACCAGCAACAGGCAGAACACCAGTGTTTGTGAgccccactcctcctcctccaccgcCACCACCTCTTCCATCTGCTTTGTCAACTTCATCATTAAGAGCTGCAATGACTTCCACTCCTCCACCCCCggtcccaccacccccaccccctcccacagctgctctgcaggctccagctgtgccacctccaccagctcctctcCAGATAGCTCCTGGAGTCCTACATCCAGCTCCACCTCCAATTGCTCCTCCCCTAGCACAACCCTCTCCTCCCGTCACTAGAGCCGCCCAGGTGTGCGAAGCTGTACCCGTTCACCCAGTTCCTCCTCAAGCTGAAGTACAGGGACTTCCTCCAccacccccacctcctcccttgCCTCCTCCTGGCATTCGACCCTCCTCTCCTGTCACAGTTGCAGCCCTTTCTCACCCTCCCCCTGTTCTGCACCCTCCTCCCACAACCATTGTCCCTGGCCCTCATGCCCCCCTAATGCCTCCATCTCCACCGTCCCAAGTGATTCCTGCTCCCGAACCCAAACGCCATCCTTCGACTCTCCCTGTAATCAGTGATGCTAGAAGCGTTCTGCTGGAAGCAATACGGAAAG GTATTCAGCTACGCAAAGTTGAAGAGCAGCGTGAACAAGAAGCTAAGCATGAGCGTATTGAGAATGATGTTGCTACTATACTCTCTCGTCGCATTGCTGTGGAATACAGTGATTCAGAGGATGATTCAGAATTTGATGAAGTGGATTGGTTAGAGTAA
- the WASF1 gene encoding actin-binding protein WASF1 isoform X3 gives MKTHQSVLTQHTELPIQVKEHKFFRVSRHVLESLMLGKYAEDIFGELFNEAHSFSFRVNSLQERVDRLSVSVTQLDPKEEELSLQDITMRKAFRSSTIQDQQLFDRKTLPIPLQETYDICEQPPPLNILTPYRDDGKEGLKFYTNPSYFFDLWKEKMLQDTEDKRKEKRKQKQKNLDRPHEPEKVPRAPHDRRREWQKLAQGPELAEDDANLLHKHIEVANGPASHFESRSQAYVDHMDGSYSLSALPYSQMSELLNRAEERVLVRPHEPPPPPPMHGAGDVKPVPPCVSSTTGLVENRPQSPATGRTPVFVSPTPPPPPPPPLPSALSTSSLRAAMTSTPPPPVPPPPPPPTAALQAPAVPPPPAPLQIAPGVLHPAPPPIAPPLAQPSPPVTRAAQVCEAVPVHPVPPQAEVQGLPPPPPPPPLPPPGIRPSSPVTVAALSHPPPVLHPPPTTIVPGPHAPLMPPSPPSQVIPAPEPKRHPSTLPVISDARSVLLEAIRKGIQLRKVEEQREQEAKHERIENDVATILSRRIAVEYSDSEDDSEFDEVDWLE, from the exons ATGAAAACACATCAGTCTGTCTTGACACAACATACAGAATTGCca ATACAGGTTAAAGAACATAAATTTTTCAGAGTTTCAAGACATGTATTAGAAAGTCTTATGTTAG gtAAATATGCTGAAGATATATTTGGTGAACTTTTCAATGAAGCACACAGTTTCTCATTTAGAGTCAATTCCTTACAAGAACGTGTAGATCGTTTATCTGTCAGTGTTACACAACTTGATCCAAAGGAAGAGGAAT TGTCACTGCAGGACATTACAATGAGGAAAGCTTTCCGGAGTTCCACAATTCAAGATCAACAGCTGTTTGATCGCAAAACTCTGCCTATTCCTTTGCAAGAAACATATGACATTTGTGAACAGCCTCCTCCACTTAACATTCTCACCCCTTACAg GGATGATGGAAAAGAAGGTTTGAAGTTTTATACCAATCCTTCATACTTCTTTGatctgtggaaggaaaaaatgttgcaggacacagaggacaaaagaaaagaaaagaggaagcaGAAG cagaaaaatctaGATCGCCCTCATGAACCAGAAAAAGTGCCGAGGGCACCTCACGACAGACGGAGAGAGTGGCAGAAGTTAGCCCAAGGTCCAGAGCTCGCGGAAGATGATGCTAACCTCTTACATAAGCACATTGAAGTTGCTAATGGCCCAGCTTCACATTTTGAATCAag ATCTCAAGCATATGTGGACCACATGGATGGATCATATTCGCTTTCTGCATTGCCTTATAGCCAGATGTCTGAACTTCTGAACAGAGCCGAGGAGCGAGTGTTGGTCAGACCACATGAACCACCACCGCCACCTCCAATGCATGGAGCAGGAGATGTGAAACCTGTGCCTCCTTGTGTTAG TTCTACTACTGGCTTGGTAGAAAATCGTCCTCAATCACCAGCAACAGGCAGAACACCAGTGTTTGTGAgccccactcctcctcctccaccgcCACCACCTCTTCCATCTGCTTTGTCAACTTCATCATTAAGAGCTGCAATGACTTCCACTCCTCCACCCCCggtcccaccacccccaccccctcccacagctgctctgcaggctccagctgtgccacctccaccagctcctctcCAGATAGCTCCTGGAGTCCTACATCCAGCTCCACCTCCAATTGCTCCTCCCCTAGCACAACCCTCTCCTCCCGTCACTAGAGCCGCCCAGGTGTGCGAAGCTGTACCCGTTCACCCAGTTCCTCCTCAAGCTGAAGTACAGGGACTTCCTCCAccacccccacctcctcccttgCCTCCTCCTGGCATTCGACCCTCCTCTCCTGTCACAGTTGCAGCCCTTTCTCACCCTCCCCCTGTTCTGCACCCTCCTCCCACAACCATTGTCCCTGGCCCTCATGCCCCCCTAATGCCTCCATCTCCACCGTCCCAAGTGATTCCTGCTCCCGAACCCAAACGCCATCCTTCGACTCTCCCTGTAATCAGTGATGCTAGAAGCGTTCTGCTGGAAGCAATACGGAAAG GTATTCAGCTACGCAAAGTTGAAGAGCAGCGTGAACAAGAAGCTAAGCATGAGCGTATTGAGAATGATGTTGCTACTATACTCTCTCGTCGCATTGCTGTGGAATACAGTGATTCAGAGGATGATTCAGAATTTGATGAAGTGGATTGGTTAGAGTAA